A region from the Candidatus Electrothrix scaldis genome encodes:
- a CDS encoding HAD-IC family P-type ATPase: MTKLLENTSEYKTSLDSKTQEFVDSSALPTLALSAVAYPVAGSSGSLAILMSSIGYNMRILSPLTTLNTLHFISQKGILIKEGSVLEKLSQVDTIVFDKTGTLTLKQPVVQNIYSCNRVMEDDLLIYAASAEHRQTHPVAQALLAAAEERGLNLKEIEDSRYEVGYGIKVAIASHLVWVGSERLMQLEGISITKEMQEISQHCDSKGYSFIMVAIDGELSGGIELAPAIRPEAQAVINELRQRQIMTYIISGDQEGATKTLAEELRIDRYISEILPEAKSAIVEQLQKEGKTVCFVGDGINDSIALKKADISISLHGAATVATDTAQVVLMDGNLMQIVSLLDIAKQFKQKEKNNLLTTILPGVACIGGVFLFHSGLYASIILYLNPAIS; the protein is encoded by the coding sequence ATTACAAAACTTCTAGAAAATACATCGGAATACAAAACATCACTAGATTCAAAAACGCAAGAATTTGTCGACAGTTCTGCCCTACCTACTCTCGCGCTCAGTGCTGTAGCCTATCCCGTTGCTGGCTCAAGCGGGTCGCTCGCTATCCTCATGTCAAGTATAGGGTACAACATGAGAATTCTTTCCCCACTAACAACTCTTAATACACTTCATTTCATATCTCAAAAAGGTATTCTGATCAAAGAAGGTAGCGTCCTGGAAAAATTATCTCAAGTCGATACGATTGTCTTTGATAAAACTGGAACACTGACCCTGAAGCAACCGGTTGTACAAAATATATATTCATGTAATAGGGTTATGGAAGACGACCTCCTTATCTATGCGGCTTCCGCTGAACACCGTCAGACCCATCCGGTGGCACAAGCTCTCTTAGCAGCTGCTGAAGAGCGAGGACTCAACCTCAAGGAGATTGAGGACAGTCGTTATGAAGTTGGCTATGGCATCAAGGTAGCGATAGCCAGCCACCTCGTCTGGGTGGGAAGTGAACGCCTTATGCAACTGGAGGGCATATCCATCACAAAAGAAATGCAGGAAATTTCTCAACACTGTGACAGCAAGGGATATTCATTTATCATGGTTGCCATTGATGGTGAACTTTCCGGTGGCATTGAGTTGGCTCCAGCCATACGTCCAGAGGCACAGGCTGTCATTAACGAGCTTAGACAGCGCCAGATTATGACATATATCATTTCCGGTGACCAAGAAGGTGCAACCAAGACTCTGGCAGAAGAACTGCGTATTGACCGTTATATTTCTGAAATACTGCCAGAGGCAAAGTCTGCCATTGTGGAACAACTTCAAAAAGAGGGGAAAACCGTTTGCTTTGTTGGTGATGGTATAAACGACTCTATCGCATTAAAAAAAGCGGATATATCAATTTCTCTTCATGGAGCGGCAACAGTTGCTACTGATACTGCTCAAGTTGTCCTAATGGATGGCAATCTGATGCAGATAGTATCATTATTGGATATTGCAAAGCAATTTAAGCAGAAAGAAAAAAATAATCTCCTAACAACTATTCTTCCTGGAGTTGCCTGTATAGGGGGTGTTTTTCTATTTCATTCAGGACTATACGCATCGATTATATTATACCTAAATCCTGCAATTAGTTGA
- a CDS encoding DUF3108 domain-containing protein: MRERSTKEAGQVRAPGKTGILWGKSRTVVLTICFLVFGTCLLGAEEGNQHREQPLSIDPQAFAVIYSGQERMHFSVSWSGGVKIGDLVLAVTKNPAGKGLVIKARVTDYGLFKLFYPVDDTFSTFIQGPLMLPTRYEVNQQEGSRKVQRLTLYDQGKFQARYRKHQNPLTLYQLNGPAYNEFSAFFITRALNLRPEEPQTIPTFADKKRHQVVANVLGREQKNTIFGQRKTIKVMPKMHFKGLYDKDGDTVFWLIDDACRVPVEIRSKILIGSLVAELEEYDNPACQTVLP, translated from the coding sequence ATGAGAGAAAGAAGCACGAAAGAGGCAGGGCAGGTCAGAGCTCCCGGAAAGACCGGAATACTATGGGGAAAAAGCCGAACTGTCGTCCTTACGATCTGTTTTCTTGTTTTTGGCACTTGTCTGCTCGGTGCGGAAGAAGGAAACCAGCACAGGGAACAGCCCTTGTCCATAGATCCACAGGCCTTTGCTGTCATCTACTCAGGTCAGGAGCGTATGCATTTTTCTGTTTCCTGGTCTGGAGGGGTAAAGATAGGTGATCTTGTCCTTGCCGTGACAAAGAATCCGGCAGGCAAAGGTTTGGTTATTAAGGCTCGGGTGACGGATTATGGCTTGTTCAAGCTCTTCTATCCTGTGGATGATACCTTTAGTACCTTTATTCAAGGTCCCCTGATGCTGCCAACCCGTTATGAGGTAAATCAGCAGGAGGGAAGCAGAAAGGTACAGCGTTTGACCTTGTATGATCAGGGAAAATTTCAGGCCAGATATCGGAAACATCAAAATCCGCTCACCCTTTATCAGCTCAACGGACCAGCATATAACGAGTTCTCAGCCTTTTTCATCACCAGGGCACTGAACCTGCGCCCGGAAGAACCGCAGACTATTCCTACCTTTGCCGATAAGAAGCGTCATCAAGTTGTGGCGAATGTCTTAGGGAGGGAGCAAAAAAACACCATTTTCGGTCAGAGAAAGACTATAAAAGTGATGCCCAAAATGCATTTTAAAGGATTGTACGATAAAGACGGGGATACGGTTTTTTGGCTCATTGATGATGCATGCCGAGTTCCGGTGGAGATTCGCTCAAAAATACTTATCGGCTCATTGGTTGCCGAGCTGGAAGAATATGATAATCCTGCTTGTCAGACTGTCTTGCCTTAA
- a CDS encoding carbonic anhydrase encodes MKKSILKTLVATCCVLALAAAPAMASSTAKKPSPDEAIKMLKEGNERFVSGKSNHPHTDAARLIQAGKEDQGDYAYATVITCSDSRVPVERLFDAGIMDIFVIRVAGNVIDTDEAGSVEYGLAHVNTPVFVVLGHTQCGAVTAVTNEVQGHGHALEVNIPPLVDNIEPAVKKAIAEHPEAKGADVIPYAIVENVWQGVEDLFMKSPVSRELVKEGKAKVIGAIYDVSTGKVEWLPEENVTKILEKVEQDPKKEMNKMAGKE; translated from the coding sequence ATGAAAAAGTCAATCCTGAAAACCCTTGTTGCTACCTGCTGTGTGCTGGCTCTGGCTGCTGCTCCGGCAATGGCAAGCTCTACCGCCAAAAAGCCGAGCCCGGATGAAGCGATCAAGATGCTGAAAGAGGGTAACGAGCGCTTTGTGAGCGGTAAATCCAATCATCCCCACACCGATGCTGCTCGTCTGATCCAGGCGGGCAAAGAGGATCAGGGTGATTATGCCTATGCCACGGTTATTACCTGTTCTGATTCACGCGTTCCTGTAGAGCGTCTCTTTGATGCCGGTATCATGGATATCTTTGTTATCCGCGTTGCTGGTAACGTTATTGACACTGATGAGGCTGGTTCTGTAGAGTACGGTCTGGCTCACGTCAATACGCCGGTTTTCGTTGTGCTTGGTCACACCCAGTGTGGTGCGGTTACTGCGGTAACCAACGAAGTTCAGGGACACGGTCATGCACTGGAAGTAAACATTCCGCCCCTGGTTGACAACATCGAACCAGCAGTAAAAAAAGCTATCGCAGAGCATCCTGAGGCCAAAGGCGCTGATGTTATCCCTTACGCTATTGTTGAGAACGTATGGCAGGGTGTTGAGGACCTATTCATGAAGAGCCCGGTTTCCCGTGAACTGGTGAAAGAAGGCAAGGCGAAAGTTATTGGTGCAATCTATGACGTATCAACCGGTAAGGTTGAGTGGTTGCCGGAAGAGAACGTAACCAAGATCCTGGAGAAAGTTGAGCAGGATCCTAAAAAAGAAATGAACAAGATGGCTGGCAAGGAGTAA